One window of the Pelmatolapia mariae isolate MD_Pm_ZW linkage group LG15, Pm_UMD_F_2, whole genome shotgun sequence genome contains the following:
- the LOC134643587 gene encoding uncharacterized protein LOC134643587: MASVSLPRRKNLSAQQALALLQEMDEADSDGGEVSFVQQATDTSSEESEKETEQEPNMPPQKRPRGTGKPSQSHTAKDSTVWVEEDIGMPSAVANRSCFTAQAGPTESAKRKITSVLQSFLCLLDVGMLQTIRECTVHQARRTEPDWNLSVHELMAFISILFVRAIMCPVGAIVDCWSEGFLVPVIKETMPRDRFISIMQHLRFDDRDTRAERVKTDKFAAISDIWTRFNEN; the protein is encoded by the exons ATGGCCTCCGTATCACTGCCACGCAGGAAGAACCTCTCCGCGCAACAGGCTTTGGCCTTGCTTCAGGAAATGGACGAAGCAGATTCTGATGGAGGAGAGGTTTCATTTGTCCAGCAGGCCACTGATACCTCCTCAGAAGAATCTGAAAAGGAGACGGAACAAGAACCCAACATGCCTCCACAGAAGAGGCCCCGTGGTACTGGGAagcccagccagagccacacGGCAAAAGACAGCACTGTGTGGGTTGAGGAGGACATTGGAATGCCCAGTGCAGTAGCAAATCGTTCGTGCTTCACTGCGCAAGCTGGACCCACAGAGTCTGCTAAG CGCAAGATTACAAGTGTGCTCCAAAGCTTCCTTTGCCTGTTAGACGTGGGaatgctgcagaccatcagagaGTGCACGGTACATCAAGCCCGCAGAACAGAGCCGGACTGGAATTTGTCAGTTCATGAACTGATGGCATTCATTTCAATCCTGTTTGTAAGAGCAATCATGTGTCCTGTTGGTGCCATTGTGGATTGCTGGTCAGAAGGATTTCTGGTACCAGTAATCAAAGAGACAATGCCCCGAGATAGATTCATTTCAATTATGCAACACCTTCGATTTGATGACAGGGACACGCGGGCAGAAcgggtgaaaacagacaaatttgcGGCAATCTCCGACATCTGGACACGCTTCAACGAGAACTGA